Part of the Ornithinimicrobium flavum genome, AGTCGGTCTCGTCCAGGATGGCGATCTTGGGCTGGAGGAGCTCCAGCTGCAGGATCTCGTGGCGCTTCTTCTCGCCGCCGGAGAAGCCCTCGTTGACGTTGCGCTCGGCGAAGGAGGAGTCCATCTTCAGCGCGTCCATGGCGCCCTTGACGTCCTTGACCCAGTGCCGCAGCTTGGGCGCCTCGCCGTCGATGGCGGTCTTGGCGGTCCGCAGGAAGTTGGACACGGACACGCCCGGCACCTCGACGGGGTACTGCATCGCCAGGAAGAGCCCGGCCTGCGCCCGCTCGTCGACGCCCATGTCCAGGACGTTCTCGCCGTCGAGGAGGACCTCGCCACCGGTGACGGTGTACTTGGGGTGGCCGGCGATGGCGTAGGCGAGCGTGGACTTGCCGGAGCCGTTCGGGCCCATGATGGCGTGCGTCTCGCCGGAGTTGATGGTCAGGTCGACGCCGCGCAGGATCTCCTTGGCGGTGTCGTCGGTCTCGACGCTGACCTGGAGGTTCTTGATCTCAAGGGTGGTCATGCTTGCTCCTTCGTGAGCAGGGTTGTCAAGGGTGTGGGGGTGCCGGTCAGCCGGCGAGCGTGACGTAGACGTCGTCGCCCTCGAGGGTGACGGTGTGGACCTGGACGGGCTGGGTCGCCGGCAGCTGCCGGGGCTGGCCCGTCCGCATGTCGAACTGGGACCCGTGCAGCCAGCACTCGATGAGGTCGCCCTCGACCTCGCCCTCGGCGAGGCTGACGTTGGCGTGCGTGCAGGTGTCGTCGAAGGCATGGATCTCACCGGCGGAGTCCCGCGCGATGGTGACCCGTCGTCCCTCGATCTCGGCGACGGCCGCCCCGACGCGGGGCAGGTCGTCCACCGAGCACACCCGGACGGCCTGGCTGACCTGCACGGGCTCGCTCATGCCTGGCCCTCGGGGAGGGTCACGCCGTCGCCGGGCTCCCCCATGGTGAGGCTGAGCTCGTCGTCGATGGCGACCATGAGCCGCTCCACGACCTCGGGGACGCCGATCTTGGCGATGATGTCGGCGAAGAAGCCGCGCACGACCAGCCGCTTGGCCTCGTCCTGACCGATGCCGCGCGACATCAGGTAGAACAGCTGCTCGTCGTCGAAGCGTCCGGTCGAGCTCGCGTGGCCGGCACCGGCGATCTGGCCGGTCTCGATCTCCAGGTTGGGCACCGAGTCGGCGCGCGCACCGTCGGTGAGCACCAGGTTGCGGTTGAGCTCGTAGGTCTCGATGTCCTCGGCCTCCTTGCGGATGAGGACGTCACCGACCCACACCGTGCGGGCGCTGTCGCCCTGCAGCGCGCCCTTGTAGGTGACCAGCGAGGTGCACCGGGGGGCGTTGTGGTCGACGAACGAGCGGTGCTCGAGGTGCTGGCCGGCGTCGGCGAAGTAGACCCCGAGGAGGGTGGCGTCGCCACCGGGGCCCGCGTAGCGGACGTTGGAGTTCATCCGCACGATGCCGCCGCCCAGGCTGACGGCGATGTGCTTGTAGGTGCCGTCCCGGCCCACGAGGGCCTCGTGCTGGCCCAGGTGCACCGCGTCGTCCTCCCAGCGCTGCAGACTGACGACGGTCAGCTCGGCGCCGTCCCCGACGATGACCTCGAGGTTGCCGGTGTGCTGCACGCTGCCGGTGTGGTCCAGGATGACCAGGGCCTTGCTGTGGGTGCCGGCCTCCAGGACGTAGTGGGCGTTGCTGCGTCGTCCCGCGCCACGGCCCTGCACGCTCACGCGCACCGGACCGTCCAGCTCGGCGTCCGCCGGGATCCGCACGTGGAGGGCCTCGGGGGTGTTGCTGCTGGCGACGGCCGCGCCGCGGTCCTCCGGGACCAGGACGGTGCCGCGGGGGGCCTGGCCCGGGGCGAGGGTGCCGACCTCCACGCCCGACGGGGCCTGCACGTCATACCCGGCTGCGGCGTCGCCCGGCTGGTCGTCGGTGGGGGCGTCGGACAGGACGCCGCCGAGCCGGTCGACGGGGGTGAACCGCCACTCCTCCTCGCGACCGGTCGGGACGGGGAAGGTCTCGACGTCGAAGGAGCGGTGGCGTGCGGCCCGGGACTCGTCCGGGATCCGGTGGTCGCCACCGATCTGGGCCTGGGGGTCCTGGTGCGTCTTGCTCTCGTCGATCAGAAGCGACATCAGCCGACGGCTCCTTCCATCTGCAGCTCGATGAGGCGGTTGAGCTCGAGGGCGTACTCCATGGGCAGCTCGCGGGCGATGGGCTCGACGAACCCGCGCACGATCATCGCCATGGCCTCGGTCTCGGACAGGCCTCGGGACATGAGGTAGAACATCTGGTCCTCGGACACCTTGGAGACGGTCGCCTCGTGACCCATCTGGACGTCGTCCTCGCGGACGTCGACGTAGGGGTAGGTGTCGGAGCGGGAGATCTGGTCGACGAGCAGGGCGTCGCACACCACCGAGGACTTGCTGTGGTGGGCGCCCTCGTTGATCTGGACCAGGCCGCGGTAGGACGAGCGGCCGCCGCCCCGGGCCACCGACTTGCTCACGATGGTCGAGGAGGTGTGGGGCGCGGCGTGGACCATCTTGGAGCCGGCGTCCTGGTGCTGGCCCTCGCCCGCGAAGGCGACAGAGAGGGTCTCACCCTTGGAGTGCTCGCCGAGCAGGAAGACGGCGGGGTACTTCATCGTCACCTTGGACCCGATGTTGCCGTCGATCCACTCCATGGTCGCGCCCTCGTCGCAGGTCGCGCGCTTGGTGACCAGGTTGTAGACGTTGTTCGACCAGTTCTGGATCGTCGTGTAGCGGACGCGTGCGTCCTTCTTGACGATGATCTCGACGACCGCCGAGTGCAGGCTGTCGGTCTTGTAGATCGGGGCGGTGCAGCCCTCGACGTAGTGCACCGAGGAGCCCTCGTCGGCGATGATGAGCGTGCGCTCGAACTGGCCCATGTTCTCGGTGTTGATGCGGAAGTAGGCCTGCAGCGGGATGTCGACGTGGACACCCTTGGGCACGTAGATGAACGAGCCGCCGGACCACACCGCCGTGTTCAGCGCGGAGAACTTGTTGTCACCGGCCGGGATGACCGAGCCGAAGTACTCCCGGAAGAGCTCCTCGTGCTCGCGCAGCGCGGTGTCGGTGTCCAGGAAGAGGACACCCTTCTCCTCCAGGTCCTCGCGGATCTGGTGGTAGACGACCTCGGACTCGTACTGCGCGGCGACGCCGGCGACGAGCCGCTGCTTCTCCGCCTCGGGGATGCCCAGGCGGTCGTAGGTGTTCTTGATGTCCTCGGGCAGGTCCTCCCAGCTGGTGGCCTGCTTCTCGGTGGACCGCACGAAGTACTTGATGTTGTCGAAGTCGATCTCCGACAGGTCGGCGCCCCAGTGCGGCATCGGCTTCTTGCCGAACAGGCGCAGGGCCTTCAGCCGCTGCTCCAGCATCCAGGCCGGCTCGTTCTTCAGCCCGGAGATGCCGCGGACGACCTCCTCGGACAGGCCGCGCCGCGCCGTGGCTCCGGCCAGGTCGCTGTCGGCCCAGCCGTACTCGTACTTCCCCAGGTCTTTCAGGCCTGGGTTGAGCTCCTCGATGTTGGTGCTCATCTCACGTCCTCTCGGCGAGCGTGCAGGGTGGTGGAAGGATCGGTCGGAACGGGGTGGTAGGGGCGCGGCGGGGCCGCCGCCTCCTGGTCGGGCGTCGGCGGGCCCGTGCCGAACGCGCCCGTAGGAACATACGTGGTGCACACGTGCTCGCCACCGGCGAGGGTGGCCAGCCGCTGGACGTGCACGCCCAGGACCCGGGAGATCACGTCGGTCTCGGCGTCGCAGAACTGACGGAACTCGGTCGCCACGGACCGGACGGGGCAGTGCCCCTGGCACAGCTGCAGGCCGGCCAGCCCGGTGCCCAGCCCGACGGGGCGGGTGGAGGCGGCGAACCCCTCCTCGGACAGGGCGCGGGCGAGGGCCGCGGCCCGGGTGTCCAGGTCGTCGACCCCGCTCTCGGCGACGGCCGCGTCCACGGCGACGCGCAACCGCTCCTCGAGCGCGGCCATCTGGTGCTCCGCGAAGCTCTCGACCGCCTGCTCCCCCGCGTGGTCGGCCAGGAAGTGCAGGGCCGCGGTTGCCACGTCGTCGTAGTGCGTCTGGAACTGGTCCTGCCCCAGCGAGGTGAGCACGTAGGCGCGGGCGGGGCGACCCCGGCCCCGGCGGGCGCCCGGGGCGGGCTCGTGCGCGGCGATGAGGCCGGCGTCCTCGAGCGCGTCCAGGTGCGGCGCACCGCCGCGGCGGTCAGCCCGAGGTCCTTGGCCAGGGCCGACGCGCTGATCGGGCCCTGGGCCCCCACGGCCAGACGGACCCGGTCGCGGGTCCGCGACTCGGTGTGCACGTCTGAGATATTCACCATGCCATTGTGACGTATATGTGAGCCCGAATCAAAGCCACACGCGGGGCGACCGGGGTCACACCGACGTGCCGCCGCGGGTGCCCGGTCCCGCCCCGGACCGACCCACCTCCGGCGCGTCCTAGACTGGTGGACCGTGACCACCCCCGCGCTGCGCATGACCGACGTGACCCGTCGGTTCGGCGCCACCGAGGCCCTGCGTGGCCTCTCGTGGACGGCGCGGGCGGGAGAGGTCACCTGCGTCCTCGGACCCAACGGCGCCGGCAAGACCACGGCCGTGGAGGTCGCGACCGGCCTGCAGGCCCCGGACGGCGGCACGGTGCGCGTCCTCGGGACGGACCCGTGGCACGCGCCGGCCGGGCACCGGGCCCGGGTCGGGGTCATGCTGCAGGACGGCGGGCTCCCCCAGGCCGTGCGCCCCGGCCAGCTCCTCTCGCACCTGGCCCGGTTCTGGGCCGATCCCGCCGACGTCCCGGCGCTGGTCACCCGGCTCGGCATCGACGCCTTCCTGGGCACCCCGGTCCGACGGCTGTCCGGCGGGCAGCGCCAGCGCGTGGCGCTCGCCGCCGCCCTCGTGGGCCGGCCGGACGTCGTCTTCCTCGACGAGCCCACCGCGGGCCTGGACCCCCACGCCCGCCGCGAGGTGCACGCCCTCATCCGGGAGGTCGCCGACGCGGGTGCCGCGACCGTCGTGACCTCGCACTCCTTCGAGGAGGCCGAGCGCCTGGCCGACCGCGTCGTCGTCATCGTCGGCGGCCGCGTCGCTGCGGAGGGGACGGTGACCGAGGTGGCCGGTGGCCGGGGGCTCGAGGACGCCTACTTCGCCCTCACCGACGGGGTGGCGCGATGAGCGCCCCGGCCTCCCCCGTCGTCCGGGTGCTCGCCCAGGCCAGGTTCGAGGCCGCCGGTCTGCTCCGGCACGGCGAGCAGCTCATCGTCTCGATGGTGCTGCCCCTGCTGGCCCTGGTCGGGCTGGCGCTGGTCCCCTACCCGGAGCTGGCGGTCGGCCCCTTCGCCGGCGAGGACCGGGTCGACGTGCTCGCCCCGGGGGTCCTCGCGCTCGCCGTGATGTCCACGGCCTTCACCGGGCAGGCGATCCTGCTCGCCTTCGAGCGACGCTGGGGCGTCCTGCGGCTGCTCGGCACCACCCCGCTCGGCCGGGGCGGGCTGCTCACCGCCAAGTCCCTGTCGGTCCTGGTGGTCATCGCCGTCCAGCTCGCCGTCGTCGGTGCCGTCGCGGCCGTCCTGGGCTGGCGGCCCGACCCGGCAGGGATCCTCCCCGCCCTGCTCGCCGTCGTCCTGGGCGCCGTCACCTTCACCGCCCTGGCGGCCTGCGTGGGCGGGGCCCTGCGCGCCGAGGCCACGCTCGCGGTGGCCAACCTGGTCTGGGTGCTCCTGGCCGCCGGAGGCGGTGTCCTGCTGCCCGCCGGCACCTTCCCGGAGCCGGTCGCGAGCGTGGTGGCCCTGCTCCCGTCCGCCGCGCTGGGCGACCTGCTGCGCGCCGCCCTCGTGCAGGGCACCTTGGCCTGGGGTCCGTTGCTCGTGCTGGCGGTATGGGGCGGCCTCGCCCTCGCCCTGGCCCGCCGGCTCCTGCGCTGGTCGGACTGACGTCTCCCGGACTGCGCCCCGCCCGACGCGGCGCGGCGCCAGGCCGCCGGTGGCGGCGGTCAGGAGCGCGTCAGCGCGGAGGTCAGGAGCGCGTCAGGGCGGCGGGCGCCTGACCCGGGGCCAGCGGCTCGTCCGGGACCGGGGCGGAGACGACATACATCTTCTCGACCGCCATGGTGGCCACCGCCGCCAGCGCGG contains:
- the sufC gene encoding Fe-S cluster assembly ATPase SufC, which translates into the protein MTTLEIKNLQVSVETDDTAKEILRGVDLTINSGETHAIMGPNGSGKSTLAYAIAGHPKYTVTGGEVLLDGENVLDMGVDERAQAGLFLAMQYPVEVPGVSVSNFLRTAKTAIDGEAPKLRHWVKDVKGAMDALKMDSSFAERNVNEGFSGGEKKRHEILQLELLQPKIAILDETDSGLDIDALKVVSEGVNRVKANTDLGVMLITHYTRILRYIQPDFVHVFVAGRVAESGGRELADRLEAEGYDRFLTPAL
- a CDS encoding non-heme iron oxygenase ferredoxin subunit encodes the protein MSEPVQVSQAVRVCSVDDLPRVGAAVAEIEGRRVTIARDSAGEIHAFDDTCTHANVSLAEGEVEGDLIECWLHGSQFDMRTGQPRQLPATQPVQVHTVTLEGDDVYVTLAG
- the sufD gene encoding Fe-S cluster assembly protein SufD, with the translated sequence MSLLIDESKTHQDPQAQIGGDHRIPDESRAARHRSFDVETFPVPTGREEEWRFTPVDRLGGVLSDAPTDDQPGDAAAGYDVQAPSGVEVGTLAPGQAPRGTVLVPEDRGAAVASSNTPEALHVRIPADAELDGPVRVSVQGRGAGRRSNAHYVLEAGTHSKALVILDHTGSVQHTGNLEVIVGDGAELTVVSLQRWEDDAVHLGQHEALVGRDGTYKHIAVSLGGGIVRMNSNVRYAGPGGDATLLGVYFADAGQHLEHRSFVDHNAPRCTSLVTYKGALQGDSARTVWVGDVLIRKEAEDIETYELNRNLVLTDGARADSVPNLEIETGQIAGAGHASSTGRFDDEQLFYLMSRGIGQDEAKRLVVRGFFADIIAKIGVPEVVERLMVAIDDELSLTMGEPGDGVTLPEGQA
- the sufB gene encoding Fe-S cluster assembly protein SufB encodes the protein MSTNIEELNPGLKDLGKYEYGWADSDLAGATARRGLSEEVVRGISGLKNEPAWMLEQRLKALRLFGKKPMPHWGADLSEIDFDNIKYFVRSTEKQATSWEDLPEDIKNTYDRLGIPEAEKQRLVAGVAAQYESEVVYHQIREDLEEKGVLFLDTDTALREHEELFREYFGSVIPAGDNKFSALNTAVWSGGSFIYVPKGVHVDIPLQAYFRINTENMGQFERTLIIADEGSSVHYVEGCTAPIYKTDSLHSAVVEIIVKKDARVRYTTIQNWSNNVYNLVTKRATCDEGATMEWIDGNIGSKVTMKYPAVFLLGEHSKGETLSVAFAGEGQHQDAGSKMVHAAPHTSSTIVSKSVARGGGRSSYRGLVQINEGAHHSKSSVVCDALLVDQISRSDTYPYVDVREDDVQMGHEATVSKVSEDQMFYLMSRGLSETEAMAMIVRGFVEPIARELPMEYALELNRLIELQMEGAVG
- a CDS encoding helix-turn-helix transcriptional regulator; this encodes MLTSLGQDQFQTHYDDVATAALHFLADHAGEQAVESFAEHQMAALEERLRVAVDAAVAESGVDDLDTRAAALARALSEEGFAASTRPVGLGTGLAGLQLCQGHCPVRSVATEFRQFCDAETDVISRVLGVHVQRLATLAGGEHVCTTYVPTGAFGTGPPTPDQEAAAPPRPYHPVPTDPSTTLHARREDVR
- a CDS encoding ABC transporter ATP-binding protein is translated as MTDVTRRFGATEALRGLSWTARAGEVTCVLGPNGAGKTTAVEVATGLQAPDGGTVRVLGTDPWHAPAGHRARVGVMLQDGGLPQAVRPGQLLSHLARFWADPADVPALVTRLGIDAFLGTPVRRLSGGQRQRVALAAALVGRPDVVFLDEPTAGLDPHARREVHALIREVADAGAATVVTSHSFEEAERLADRVVVIVGGRVAAEGTVTEVAGGRGLEDAYFALTDGVAR
- a CDS encoding ABC transporter permease; its protein translation is MSAPASPVVRVLAQARFEAAGLLRHGEQLIVSMVLPLLALVGLALVPYPELAVGPFAGEDRVDVLAPGVLALAVMSTAFTGQAILLAFERRWGVLRLLGTTPLGRGGLLTAKSLSVLVVIAVQLAVVGAVAAVLGWRPDPAGILPALLAVVLGAVTFTALAACVGGALRAEATLAVANLVWVLLAAGGGVLLPAGTFPEPVASVVALLPSAALGDLLRAALVQGTLAWGPLLVLAVWGGLALALARRLLRWSD